CGTAGAACGACAGGCGTCCCGCCTTGACGTCGAAGCCGCCGGTCGAGCGCAAGAGATCGTTCATCGTCGCGAGCTCGACGTCGCGGATCTCGATCAGGCTCTCGAACTCCGTGCGCTCGGCGGTCGGCTGGAAGGTCGCGTCGATGCGCGCGCTGCCGGTGCCCATGAGCGCGCCCTGCAGCTCGGCGCGTCCCGTGCGCTCGCGCTTCTGGTTGCTGAAGTCGCGCACGGTGACGTCGAGGTCGGTGACGAAGATCCGGTAGTTGGGATCCGCCTCGCGATCGACGTAGCCGACCTCGGCGTCGGCGACGCGCAATTCGTCCACGCGCACGACGGTCTCGGGCGCCTTCTTCGGATCGGTCGTGCCGCGCGCGACCTTGGCCGCGACGCGGTCGCCGCGCTCGGCGGCCGCGCCCTCGCGCACGTAGTCCGCGCGCAACCCGTCGAGGCGCACGTCGTCGAGCTCGACGACGCGTTTCTCGGGTCCGTACTCGATGCGTCCAGCGGCCGAGAGCGTTCCTGCTTCGAGCTGCAGCGCGTAGAGCTTGGCGAGCGGCGTGAGCTTCGCGAGCGGCAGGTCGTCGATCGACACCTCGCCGCGCACCGCCGCGAACGGCTCGGCGAGGAAGTCGGCGTCGCCGGAGAAGTCGACCGCCCCGTCGCCGAACACGACCGCGTCGAGCTCGAGCGACGACGGGTAGGACTCCTGCTCGTCGACGTTGCGGATGTTGCGCGCGACGAAGTCGAGCCGCTCGATCTGGATCGGCCCGAGGTCGCTGCCGTCGTCGTACGTGATCTTGCCGTCGCGGATGCGCAGCAGGTTGACCTCGAGCGGATAGATCTCGCGCGCCGCCTGCTGCCAGCCGCGCTCCTCGAGGTCGCGCTCGTCGCGCACCTCGCTGCGCGCCTGCGACAGATTGATGTGCAGCTCGGGCGAGTCGAACTCGAAGTCCGCGACGAGATCACCCGAGAGCAGCGCGCTCCACTGCACGCTCGCGGTGAGCGCGGGCAGCCGCACCATCGGTGGATCGGGGTGCGCGTCCTGGATCAGCACGACGTCCTCGAGGTCGAGCGAGAGGCCGATCGGGTGCAGGTCGAGCGCGCCGATCTTCACCTCGTAGCCGTCGAGCGCCGCGTTCACGCGACGCTCCATGCTGCGCCGCAGCGGCTCCTCGATCACGAACGCGACGACCAGCGCCGCGACCACGAGCAGCAGCGCGAGACCGAGCCCGAGGCTGGTCCACGGACGGCGGCGGAGAAACGAGCGGCTGCGTCCGCGCGCGCCGGAGGCCGACTCGACCTGCGGCTCGCGCGCCGCGCCCGGAAGAGGCTCGACGCGTTCCATGCGTCCTCGCGGTCCAAGACGCATGCCACGCGACGAGCCGTGGAATGGAACTTGCGCCGAGCAGCTCGATCCACGGCAAGGGCCCCGCAACGAGGAGAGTCAGATGAGAAGCTTTGCAAGCAAGGCGATCCTGCCGGTCGCGCTCGCCGCGACCATCGCCGTCGGCGGCCTCGCGTGGGCCGATGACGATCCGACCGCGGCGTCCCCGCCGACCGACGTCACCACGCCCCCACCCGGCGGCGAGAACCACCAGATGTACCAGTTCTACAGCGGCAACACGCCGGGCGACACGGGCTCGTTCGACGGCAAGATCGTCTGCCTGCGCTCGGATCGGAAGTTCGCGACCGCACCGAGCGAGGAGTGTGGCGACAAGAACCGGATCTACGCGCTCGACCTCGAGGACGTCGATCTGACGCAGCCGCTGCTCGCGGGCTCGGAGCAGGTCGAGCGTCAGCTGCGCGACAACCTCGGACGCGACGTCACGGTGCAGGGCAGGTACTACGAGTCGACGGGGATGATCCTCGCGGCGAGCGTCCTGCCGCGTGATTGACGTCGTGCGCGGCCGCGCTGCTCGAGCGCCGACGCGCGCACGTCGTCGGCGCTCGAGAGCGCTCCGGCGCCGACGTTTGTAGAACTTGCCGCGTCAGCCGAGCAGCGCGCGGCTCGCGTGGTAGGTGACGAAGCTTCCGATCCAGGCGAGCGTCAGCATGTAGGAGAACGCGAGCGCCGGCCACTTCCAGCTTCCCGTCTCGCGCGCCATGACGACGATCGTCGACGTGCACTGCAGCGCGAAGACGAAGAACACGAGCAGCGAGAGCGCGGTCGGCAGCGTGAACAGCGGCTCGCCCGTGCGCGGGTCGACGTCGGAGACGATCGCGTCGCGCAGCCCGGTGAAGTCCTCGTCGCTGACCGCGTAGATCTGCGCGAGCGTCGCGACGATCACCTCGCGCGCGGCGAGGCTCGCGACCAGTCCGACGCCGATCTTCCAGTCGAAGCCGAGCGGCGCGATCGCGGGCTCGATCGCGTGCCCGACGCGCGCCGCGATGCTCGCCTGCAGGTTGGCCTGCGCCTGCGCTTCGGGGGAGAGTGCCGGATCCGCGGGCGCCGTCGGGAAGTTGAGCAGCACCCACAGCACGATCGACGCCGTCAAGATGATCGTGCCCGCGCGCTTGAGGAACGCGCTCGCGCTGCCCCATACCTGGGTCGCAAGCAGACGCAGCGTCGGTAGGCGGTACGGCGGCAGCTCCATGTAGAAGACGGAGATCGTGCCGCGCAGCAGCGTCTTGTTCAGCAGCGCCGCCGAGGCGAGCGCGGTCACCGCGCCGAGCAGGTAGAGCCCGAACATCGTCAGACCCTGCGCGCCGATCGGACCGAGCACCGACTTCGCCGGCACGAACGCCGCGATCAGCAGCGTGTACACCGGAAGGCGCGCCGAGCAGGTCATGAACGGCGCGACCAGGATCGTCGCGAGACGCTCGCGCGGCGAGGCGATCGTGCGCGCCGCCATGATGCCGGGCACCGCGCAGGCGTAGCACGACAAGAGCGGCACGAAGCTCCGTCCCTGCAAGCCGACCCAGCCCATGACGCGATCGACGACGAAGGCGGCGCGCGCCATGTAGCCGACGTCGTTCAGGAAGTGCAGGAACGTGAACAGGATCACGATCTGCGGCAGGAAGATCAGCACCGAGCCGACGCCGGCGACGATGCCGTCCGCCCAGAGGTCGGTGAGCCAGCTCTCCGGCAGGTACTCGTGCGACAGCTCGCCGAGCGTCCCGAACGCGGCGTCGATCGCGTCCATCGCCGGCACGGCCCACGAGAAGATGCTCTGGAAGAGCAGCAGCGTGACGATCGCGAACACGGCGATGCCGGCGATCGGGTGCAGCAGCACGCGGTCGATGCGATCGGTGCGCGAGTCGGGAGCGAGCGCGCCAGCGCCGATCTCGCGACAGACCTGATCGACCCAGGCGAAGCGCTGCCCGGCGTCGTCTGCCGGCGGCAGCGTCGCGCGACGCGGCCAGGTCTCGGGCGACTCGAGAAACTTCTTCAGCTGCTCGAGGCCGACGCCGCGATGGCCGACGACGCCGACGACGTGGATGCCGAGGATGCGCGACAGCCGCATCAGGTCGAGCTTGCCGCCGCGCGCCTTGGCCTCGTCGATCATGGTGACGACGAGCAGCGTGGGCAGGCCGCGCTTCAGCACCTCGCGCACGAGCCCGAGGCCGCGCTGCAGCGTGGTCGCGTCCGCGACGACCAGCAGCGCATCGGGCATCGGCTCGCCTTCGAGGCGTCCGGCGAGGACTTCGGAGACGATCTTCTCGTCGGGCGTCTCGCCGTCGAGCGAGTAGGTGCCCGGCAGGTCGAGGATGTGGACGTCGCGCTGCGCGCCGACGAGCTTCCCGACCCGACGCTCGACGGTGACGCCGGGGTAGTTGCCGACCTTGGCGTTCGAGCCGGTCAGCGCGTTGAACAGGGTCGTCTTGCCGGTGTTGGGCGAGCCGACCAGCGCGATCCGGACCGGTGCGGTCGCGACCGCGGGCGCGACGCTCACGGCGCGCTCGTGCCCGCCGCGTTGGTCGTCGGCTCGACGCGCAACCCGGCGAGCTGCTGCGTGCGC
This genomic stretch from Candidatus Binatia bacterium harbors:
- a CDS encoding DUF748 domain-containing protein; the protein is MERVEPLPGAAREPQVESASGARGRSRSFLRRRPWTSLGLGLALLLVVAALVVAFVIEEPLRRSMERRVNAALDGYEVKIGALDLHPIGLSLDLEDVVLIQDAHPDPPMVRLPALTASVQWSALLSGDLVADFEFDSPELHINLSQARSEVRDERDLEERGWQQAAREIYPLEVNLLRIRDGKITYDDGSDLGPIQIERLDFVARNIRNVDEQESYPSSLELDAVVFGDGAVDFSGDADFLAEPFAAVRGEVSIDDLPLAKLTPLAKLYALQLEAGTLSAAGRIEYGPEKRVVELDDVRLDGLRADYVREGAAAERGDRVAAKVARGTTDPKKAPETVVRVDELRVADAEVGYVDREADPNYRIFVTDLDVTVRDFSNQKRERTGRAELQGALMGTGSARIDATFQPTAERTEFESLIEIRDVELATMNDLLRSTGGFDVKAGRLSFYGEIKVQEGRVEGYAKPLFADLDVYAREQDADDNVFQQAYEGIVGGIGELLENTPRDEVATRTDLSGPIENPETSTWEIVINLIQNAFFQAILPGLEQRGRG
- a CDS encoding ferrous iron transporter B, producing MSVAPAVATAPVRIALVGSPNTGKTTLFNALTGSNAKVGNYPGVTVERRVGKLVGAQRDVHILDLPGTYSLDGETPDEKIVSEVLAGRLEGEPMPDALLVVADATTLQRGLGLVREVLKRGLPTLLVVTMIDEAKARGGKLDLMRLSRILGIHVVGVVGHRGVGLEQLKKFLESPETWPRRATLPPADDAGQRFAWVDQVCREIGAGALAPDSRTDRIDRVLLHPIAGIAVFAIVTLLLFQSIFSWAVPAMDAIDAAFGTLGELSHEYLPESWLTDLWADGIVAGVGSVLIFLPQIVILFTFLHFLNDVGYMARAAFVVDRVMGWVGLQGRSFVPLLSCYACAVPGIMAARTIASPRERLATILVAPFMTCSARLPVYTLLIAAFVPAKSVLGPIGAQGLTMFGLYLLGAVTALASAALLNKTLLRGTISVFYMELPPYRLPTLRLLATQVWGSASAFLKRAGTIILTASIVLWVLLNFPTAPADPALSPEAQAQANLQASIAARVGHAIEPAIAPLGFDWKIGVGLVASLAAREVIVATLAQIYAVSDEDFTGLRDAIVSDVDPRTGEPLFTLPTALSLLVFFVFALQCTSTIVVMARETGSWKWPALAFSYMLTLAWIGSFVTYHASRALLG